One Campylobacter sputorum subsp. sputorum DNA segment encodes these proteins:
- the modB gene encoding molybdate ABC transporter permease subunit gives MVDFTPFFVSFKLAFITTIVLFFVMLPLAWKLSQSESKFKPFIESICALPLVLPPTVIGFYLLFAFSKTSYIGGFLDKYLGLELVFSFEGLILASCLYSLPFMFQPLLSGFESLNKNIIEASYLCGKSKTTTLFKVALPNIKPSLLTALVVTFAHTVGEFGIVLMVGGSIEGETKVASIAIYEFAEIMDFKSAHIYSFLMLVISFLVLFSVYLFNQKNAKF, from the coding sequence ATGGTGGATTTTACTCCGTTTTTTGTTTCTTTTAAATTAGCTTTTATCACTACTATTGTGCTATTTTTTGTTATGCTTCCACTGGCTTGGAAATTAAGCCAAAGTGAGAGTAAATTTAAGCCTTTTATCGAGAGTATTTGTGCTTTGCCGCTTGTATTACCGCCGACAGTTATAGGATTTTATCTCCTTTTTGCATTTTCAAAAACCTCATATATCGGAGGGTTTTTGGATAAGTATTTGGGGCTTGAACTTGTTTTTAGCTTTGAAGGACTTATTCTTGCAAGTTGTTTGTATTCACTTCCATTTATGTTTCAGCCATTACTTAGTGGATTTGAAAGCTTAAATAAAAACATTATAGAGGCTTCGTATTTATGTGGAAAAAGTAAAACAACTACGCTTTTTAAAGTTGCTTTGCCAAATATCAAACCATCGCTTTTAACGGCACTTGTCGTAACTTTTGCACATACTGTCGGGGAATTTGGGATCGTTTTGATGGTTGGAGGCAGTATAGAAGGAGAGACAAAAGTAGCAAGCATTGCGATTTATGAATTTGCCGAGATTATGGATTTCAAATCAGCTCATATTTATAGCTTTTTGATGCTAGTTATTAGCTTTTTAGTGCTTTTTAGCGTGTATTTATTTAATCAAAAAAATGCTAAGTTTTGA